TAGGTACATAAGTCGTGAACGATCTTGCTCCGTAAGAGCGTAATACGGTGTAAAGGACGGATCAGTTGCTACCCAGCGAACCGTTCCTTGAAAAGTCTTTTTGACACCATCCACGTGAACCGTCACTTTTTTACCCGGAGTAAATTGGGTCCGGTAAGTTTCCGGTACATATACTTGTGCATATGGAATACGGTTAGCCTGTACAACCGCGACAATACCGTCAGTTGGCACACGTTCACCAAGGTTGTATGGCAAGTTGTCTAAAATACCGTCACGTGTAGACACAACGGTAAGTTCATCAAGTTTTTGTTTTTGTAAAGATACTTCTGCAATCGCAGCGTCCAATTCAGCTTTTGCCTGAGCGACATCTTCGGGCCTAGAGCCTGCGGTGAGCTTTTCAAACTCTTCGTAGGCTGAGCGATAGTTAGCTCTTGCAGAGTCTCTGCTAGCTAATGCCGAATCAAGGTCGGATTGGCTGATTAGCTTTTTCTTTCTTAGCTCGAAGGTACGTTTGTAGCTT
This genomic stretch from Vibrio marisflavi CECT 7928 harbors:
- a CDS encoding HlyD family secretion protein, which encodes MKNYLIVFAILFQLTGCSPGSNPQALGTLERDRITFTATSNEIIRALPVQEGSPVKVGEVLVQLDTKNQQAILAQSIAQEAQARAYLLKLTNGERPQDIASAQANVSLADAQLTEAEKSYKRTFELRKKKLISQSDLDSALASRDSARANYRSAYEEFEKLTAGSRPEDVAQAKAELDAAIAEVSLQKQKLDELTVVSTRDGILDNLPYNLGERVPTDGIVAVVQANRIPYAQVYVPETYRTQFTPGKKVTVHVDGVKKTFQGTVRWVATDPSFTPYYALTEQDRSRLMYLAKIDLGKTAANLPSGIPAQVDLSKDSQ